In one window of Pseudomonas chlororaphis subsp. chlororaphis DNA:
- the gcvT gene encoding glycine cleavage system aminomethyltransferase GcvT, whose product MSTETLLKTPLHSLHLELGARMVPFAGYDMPVQYPLGVMKEHQHTREQAGLFDVSHMGQIRLTGANTAQALETLVPVDIIDLPVGIQRYAMFTNENGGILDDLMVANLGNDELFLVVNAACKDQDLAHLRQHIGHLCSIEPLFEERALLALQGPAAVTVLARLAPEVAKMTFMQFTRVKLLGVDCFVSRSGYTGEDGFEISVPAADAETLARALLAEPEVAAIGLGARDSLRLEAGLCLYGHDMNSQTTPIEASLLWAISKPRRADGARAGGFPGAEQVFAQQLNGVKRKRVGLLPQERTPVREGAEIVNAAGEVIGSVCSGGFGPTLGGPLAMGYIDSAYVALDTPVWAIVRGKKVPMLVSKMPFVAQRYYRG is encoded by the coding sequence ATGTCCACCGAAACACTGTTGAAGACCCCGCTGCACTCGCTGCACCTCGAACTCGGCGCGCGCATGGTGCCGTTCGCCGGTTACGACATGCCCGTGCAATACCCGCTGGGCGTGATGAAAGAACACCAGCACACCCGCGAGCAGGCCGGCCTGTTCGATGTCTCGCACATGGGCCAGATCCGCCTGACCGGCGCCAATACCGCCCAGGCCCTGGAAACCCTGGTGCCGGTGGACATCATCGACCTGCCCGTGGGCATCCAGCGCTACGCCATGTTCACCAATGAAAACGGCGGCATCCTCGACGACCTGATGGTCGCCAACCTGGGCAACGACGAGCTGTTTCTGGTGGTCAACGCCGCCTGCAAGGACCAGGACCTGGCCCATCTGCGCCAGCACATCGGCCATTTGTGCAGCATCGAGCCGCTGTTCGAGGAGCGCGCCCTGCTCGCCCTGCAAGGCCCGGCGGCCGTCACCGTGCTGGCGCGCCTGGCGCCGGAAGTGGCGAAGATGACCTTCATGCAATTCACCCGCGTGAAGCTGCTGGGCGTGGACTGCTTTGTCAGCCGTTCGGGCTACACCGGCGAAGACGGTTTCGAAATCTCGGTACCGGCGGCCGACGCCGAAACCCTGGCCCGCGCCCTGCTGGCCGAACCGGAAGTGGCCGCCATCGGCCTCGGCGCCCGGGATTCGCTGCGCCTGGAAGCCGGCCTGTGCCTGTATGGCCATGACATGAACAGCCAGACCACGCCGATCGAAGCCAGCCTGCTGTGGGCCATCTCCAAGCCACGGCGCGCCGATGGCGCGCGGGCTGGCGGCTTCCCTGGCGCGGAACAGGTGTTCGCCCAACAGCTCAATGGCGTGAAGCGCAAACGCGTGGGCCTGCTGCCCCAGGAACGCACACCGGTGCGTGAAGGTGCGGAGATCGTCAACGCAGCGGGCGAGGTGATCGGCAGCGTCTGCAGCGGCGGTTTTGGCCCGACCCTGGGTGGTCCGTTGGCCATGGGTTACATCGATAGCGCTTATGTCGCACTCGATACGCCAGTTTGGGCAATTGTTCGTGGGAAAAAGGTGCCAATGCTTGTAAGCAAAATGCCATTCGTTGCACAACGCTACTATCGTGGTTGA
- a CDS encoding cold-shock protein: protein MSQRQSGTVKWFNDEKGFGFITPESGPDLFVHFRAIQGNGFKSLKEGQKVTFIAVQGQKGMQADEVQAEG, encoded by the coding sequence ATGTCCCAACGTCAGAGCGGTACCGTCAAGTGGTTTAACGACGAGAAAGGTTTTGGTTTTATCACTCCAGAAAGCGGTCCGGATCTGTTCGTGCATTTCCGCGCTATTCAGGGCAACGGCTTCAAGAGCCTGAAAGAAGGCCAGAAAGTGACCTTCATCGCTGTGCAAGGCCAAAAAGGCATGCAGGCTGACGAAGTTCAAGCCGAAGGCTGA
- a CDS encoding RDD family protein, with protein MPKHLLTPQGDFPAAGLGRRLAAMFYDFLLCTALLIVTGGVYKFIQLQILGETRMRTLTESGALDGDPLYSTVLLFVLFAFFAKFWTHSGQTLGMQVWGIRVQNADGSRISLWQALLRFMVSIASWLCAGLGFIWILVDKQKRSWHDIYSSSQIVRIPKQKK; from the coding sequence ATGCCGAAGCACCTGCTAACCCCCCAGGGTGATTTCCCCGCCGCTGGCCTGGGCCGTCGTCTGGCAGCGATGTTCTACGATTTCCTGCTGTGCACCGCACTGCTGATCGTCACGGGCGGCGTCTACAAGTTCATCCAGTTGCAGATCCTCGGTGAAACCCGGATGCGCACCCTGACCGAATCCGGCGCGCTGGACGGCGATCCGCTCTACTCCACCGTCCTGCTGTTCGTGCTGTTCGCCTTCTTCGCCAAGTTCTGGACCCATTCCGGCCAGACCCTGGGCATGCAGGTCTGGGGCATTCGTGTGCAGAACGCCGACGGCAGCCGCATCAGCCTGTGGCAGGCCCTCCTGCGCTTCATGGTCTCGATCGCTTCCTGGCTGTGCGCCGGGCTGGGCTTCATCTGGATCCTGGTAGACAAGCAGAAGCGCAGCTGGCACGACATCTACTCTTCCAGCCAGATCGTGCGCATTCCCAAGCAGAAAAAATAA
- the nadA gene encoding quinolinate synthase NadA — MTHISERLLVQAHLDAKQPKPLTAAEEAHYRAAIAAELKAQDAVLVAHFYCDPVIQALAEETGGCVSDSLEMARFGNVHPAKTVVVAGVRFMGETAKILNPEKRVLMPTLEATCSLDLGCPVEEFSAFCDQHPERTVVVYANTSAAVKARADWVVTSSCALEIVESLMDNGETIIWGPDKHLGTYIQRQTGADMLLWDGACIVHEEFKSKQLEDMKALYPDAAILVHPESPTSVIELADAVGSTSQLIAAAQRLPNKTLIVATDRGIFYKMQQLCPDKVFIEAPTAGNGAACRSCAHCPWMAMNTLERTLQSLREGSNEIFVDPALIPQAIRPLKRMLDFTQAARMKLAGNA, encoded by the coding sequence ATGACGCACATTTCCGAACGCCTTCTGGTTCAGGCCCACCTTGACGCCAAACAGCCCAAGCCGCTGACGGCCGCAGAGGAAGCCCATTACCGTGCCGCGATTGCTGCCGAGCTCAAGGCTCAGGACGCCGTGCTGGTGGCTCACTTCTACTGTGACCCGGTGATTCAGGCCCTGGCCGAAGAGACCGGCGGCTGTGTGTCCGACTCCCTGGAAATGGCCCGTTTCGGCAACGTTCACCCGGCCAAGACCGTGGTGGTCGCCGGTGTCAGGTTCATGGGCGAGACGGCGAAGATCCTCAACCCCGAAAAACGCGTGCTGATGCCCACCCTGGAAGCCACCTGCTCCCTCGACCTGGGGTGCCCGGTGGAAGAGTTCTCGGCGTTCTGCGACCAGCATCCGGAACGCACCGTGGTGGTCTATGCCAACACATCGGCAGCGGTCAAAGCCCGTGCTGACTGGGTCGTGACCTCCAGTTGCGCCCTGGAAATCGTCGAAAGCCTGATGGATAACGGCGAAACCATCATCTGGGGGCCGGACAAGCATCTGGGCACCTACATTCAGCGCCAGACCGGTGCCGATATGCTGCTGTGGGACGGTGCCTGCATCGTCCACGAAGAGTTCAAGTCCAAGCAGCTGGAGGACATGAAGGCGCTGTATCCCGATGCGGCCATTCTGGTCCACCCTGAGTCGCCGACGTCGGTGATCGAGCTGGCCGATGCGGTGGGTTCCACCAGCCAGCTGATTGCCGCCGCGCAACGCTTGCCGAACAAGACGCTGATCGTGGCGACCGACCGCGGCATCTTCTACAAGATGCAGCAGCTGTGCCCGGACAAGGTGTTCATCGAGGCGCCAACGGCCGGCAACGGTGCGGCTTGCCGCAGCTGCGCCCACTGCCCGTGGATGGCCATGAATACCCTGGAGCGCACCTTGCAGAGCCTGCGTGAGGGCAGCAACGAGATATTTGTCGACCCGGCGCTGATTCCCCAGGCCATTCGCCCGCTCAAGCGCATGCTGGATTTCACTCAGGCGGCGCGGATGAAGCTGGCGGGCAATGCCTGA
- a CDS encoding type II and III secretion system protein family protein produces MNSDCVQVLRRVAWTLIVAGLPTGMAMAASNNCAGLQPLPSTVEVGEGQQTIMHSPVAITRLAVGDPKIADVYLNGRDSYLLTGIAPGATSLMVWTACDKEPRQSMVFVQGKGPHSMVSSLLPPSEDPALASQVQTDIRFVEVSRTKLKEAGTSIFGKSGNFLFSSPGTVPLVTVTPGNIGGVRPNIPLNNGQFNIGFGGGNVLGLINALEGSGFAYTLARPSLVALSGQSASFLAGGEVPIPVPSSGSDSITIQYKEFGIRLTLTPTIVGNDRIALKVAPEVSELDFNNGITVNGISVPALVVRRTDTSISLADGESFVISGLISTTNTTAVSKFPGLGEIPILGAFFRDSSIRREEKELLMIVTPHLVQPLAVNAKLPVLPGEPLRNYDPNWFRLYFLENGNYDQAASGLSQ; encoded by the coding sequence ATGAACAGTGATTGTGTACAGGTGCTCAGGAGAGTGGCGTGGACATTGATTGTCGCTGGTCTTCCCACCGGAATGGCCATGGCGGCATCAAATAACTGCGCTGGATTGCAGCCACTGCCGTCGACGGTGGAAGTGGGAGAGGGTCAGCAGACGATAATGCACTCCCCCGTCGCCATTACCCGGTTGGCCGTGGGCGACCCGAAAATTGCCGATGTGTATCTCAATGGACGGGATTCGTACCTGCTGACGGGGATTGCGCCCGGCGCCACCAGCCTGATGGTCTGGACAGCCTGCGACAAGGAACCTCGCCAGAGCATGGTGTTCGTTCAGGGCAAAGGCCCTCATTCAATGGTGAGTTCACTGTTGCCCCCCTCCGAAGATCCGGCGCTGGCCAGCCAGGTGCAGACCGATATCCGCTTTGTCGAAGTCAGCCGCACCAAGCTGAAAGAGGCCGGCACCTCGATCTTCGGCAAGAGCGGTAACTTCCTGTTCAGCTCCCCGGGCACAGTCCCGTTGGTGACGGTGACGCCCGGCAATATCGGTGGTGTCAGGCCGAACATACCGCTCAACAACGGCCAGTTCAATATCGGCTTTGGCGGCGGTAACGTCCTTGGGCTGATCAACGCTCTGGAAGGCAGTGGGTTTGCCTACACCCTGGCGCGTCCGAGCCTGGTGGCGCTGAGCGGGCAGAGCGCCAGCTTCCTGGCCGGTGGTGAAGTGCCGATTCCGGTCCCCAGCAGCGGAAGCGACAGTATTACCATCCAGTACAAGGAATTCGGCATTCGCCTGACCCTGACCCCCACGATCGTCGGAAATGACCGCATCGCCTTGAAGGTCGCCCCGGAAGTCAGCGAGCTGGACTTCAACAACGGGATTACCGTCAACGGCATCTCGGTGCCAGCCCTGGTTGTGCGTCGCACCGACACCAGCATCTCCCTGGCCGACGGTGAGAGCTTCGTGATCAGCGGCCTGATCAGCACCACCAATACCACAGCCGTGAGCAAGTTCCCCGGCCTGGGAGAGATTCCGATCCTGGGGGCATTTTTCCGTGATTCTTCGATCAGGCGCGAAGAGAAGGAACTGCTGATGATCGTCACCCCGCATCTGGTGCAACCGCTGGCGGTCAACGCCAAGCTGCCGGTACTGCCTGGCGAGCCACTGCGCAACTACGACCCGAACTGGTTCCGTCTGTACTTCCTGGAAAACGGCAATTATGACCAGGCCGCCAGCGGGCTTTCGCAATGA
- a CDS encoding tetratricopeptide repeat protein: MKVVIAALGLLMLGGCATNGGGAWSKQACSKLDSDQELSLSLADDMIGEGKLHAGLANLQRLPDNLAQVRMRKAKVYRQLGQSEAEPLYRSLLSTCLAAEGEHGLGQLAASRNDNALALEHLTRAARLSPTDEKIRNDLGVVYLNQGNTRQARFEFLTAMELKQDDQLATLNLVTLLIYQGNWKQASDLVNRAGLKPEQVSSAKERAEKLRSATKKAVKDQAVTATDSSPSSVNQPITQR, translated from the coding sequence ATGAAAGTAGTCATTGCTGCCTTAGGGCTGCTCATGCTCGGCGGCTGTGCCACGAATGGCGGCGGTGCCTGGTCGAAACAGGCATGCAGCAAGCTGGATTCGGATCAGGAACTGTCGCTGAGCCTGGCCGACGACATGATCGGCGAAGGCAAGCTGCATGCCGGTCTGGCCAATCTGCAACGCCTGCCGGATAACCTGGCACAGGTTCGCATGCGCAAGGCCAAGGTCTATCGCCAGCTCGGCCAAAGCGAGGCCGAGCCGCTGTACCGCAGCCTGCTCAGCACCTGCCTGGCCGCCGAAGGCGAGCATGGCCTGGGCCAACTGGCGGCGTCACGCAACGATAACGCTCTGGCCCTGGAACATCTGACGCGAGCGGCACGCCTGTCCCCCACCGACGAGAAAATCCGCAACGACCTGGGGGTGGTCTACCTCAACCAGGGAAATACCAGGCAAGCCCGCTTTGAGTTCCTCACGGCCATGGAGCTGAAACAGGACGATCAGCTGGCAACCCTGAACCTGGTGACCTTGCTGATTTATCAAGGCAACTGGAAACAGGCCTCGGACCTGGTCAATCGTGCCGGCCTGAAACCCGAACAAGTCTCCAGCGCCAAGGAGCGGGCCGAAAAACTCAGGAGCGCGACGAAGAAGGCAGTTAAGGATCAGGCAGTCACTGCAACGGATTCGTCGCCATCGAGTGTCAATCAACCAATAACGCAGAGGTAG
- a CDS encoding DUF3613 domain-containing protein: MKYQTLSCLGLLLLPLVTQAIEPGPASLSQQSTETWLLLQSRNQVKSPIPQNASPSERELTLQRWLDNYKHPIPEYYKEYAGSGGSGGSK; the protein is encoded by the coding sequence ATGAAATACCAAACGCTTAGCTGCCTGGGACTCTTGCTTCTTCCGCTGGTGACCCAGGCTATCGAACCCGGCCCGGCCTCCCTGTCACAACAGTCGACCGAAACCTGGCTGCTGCTGCAGAGTCGTAACCAGGTCAAGTCGCCCATCCCACAGAACGCCTCGCCCAGCGAACGGGAACTGACCCTGCAGCGCTGGCTGGACAACTACAAACACCCGATCCCCGAGTACTACAAGGAGTACGCAGGTTCGGGTGGGTCAGGTGGTTCGAAGTGA
- a CDS encoding type II secretion system F family protein, whose product MEYLLSLIQSVVGSEQLARLLFAGAIGLSVVLAVATLVLLVQGLQDPVHRRLLLIKRGHGGDGHRQQGAPSNLQLMLEQVGQRFASGEQEQASATRTLLIHAGFRSPAAVQMYWAVRLLTPLALVALAVLALPLIPKVSLLLGMGLVILALGVGWLVPAIYVDSRRNARMTRLLVAFPDALDLMVVCVESGLALPQAIERVSEEIAVSQPELAMELALVNSEVRAGIPSTEALKHLAERTGLEDIRGLVSLLAQSIRFGTSVGTTLRIYAEEFRDRRTQQAEEKAAKIGTKLVFPLIFCLWPSFFLVAIGPAIIGVFKVFGKL is encoded by the coding sequence ATGGAGTATCTGCTGAGTCTGATCCAAAGTGTGGTCGGTAGCGAGCAACTGGCGCGCCTGCTGTTCGCCGGGGCCATCGGCCTGAGCGTGGTGCTGGCCGTGGCGACCTTGGTATTGCTGGTGCAGGGGCTGCAGGACCCGGTGCACCGCCGTCTTCTGCTGATCAAGCGCGGTCATGGTGGTGATGGTCACCGGCAGCAGGGCGCGCCGAGCAACCTGCAATTGATGCTGGAGCAGGTCGGCCAGCGTTTTGCCTCCGGTGAACAGGAGCAGGCCTCGGCGACCCGGACCTTGCTGATCCACGCGGGCTTTCGCTCCCCGGCCGCTGTCCAGATGTACTGGGCGGTGCGCCTGCTGACACCGTTGGCATTGGTGGCGCTGGCAGTCCTGGCGCTGCCGCTGATACCGAAGGTATCGCTGCTTCTGGGGATGGGGCTGGTGATCCTGGCGTTGGGGGTAGGCTGGCTGGTACCGGCCATCTATGTCGACAGCCGCAGGAACGCGCGGATGACCCGTTTGCTCGTCGCCTTTCCGGATGCGCTGGACTTGATGGTGGTCTGCGTGGAGTCAGGCCTTGCCTTGCCCCAGGCGATCGAGCGGGTATCGGAGGAGATAGCGGTCAGCCAGCCTGAGCTGGCCATGGAGCTGGCACTGGTCAACTCCGAGGTCCGGGCCGGGATTCCCAGTACCGAAGCGCTCAAACATCTGGCCGAGCGTACCGGGCTGGAGGACATTCGCGGGTTGGTGAGTTTGCTGGCGCAGAGCATTCGCTTCGGGACCAGTGTGGGGACGACCCTGCGTATCTATGCCGAGGAGTTTCGTGACCGGCGCACCCAGCAGGCCGAAGAGAAAGCCGCGAAAATCGGCACCAAGCTGGTGTTTCCGCTGATCTTCTGCCTGTGGCCAAGCTTCTTTCTGGTAGCCATAGGGCCGGCAATCATCGGCGTCTTCAAAGTATTCGGGAAGTTATGA
- a CDS encoding type II secretion system F family protein — MHQIPSEFILAFLGMVFTAIFLLSQSVAVPVFGEAGKVRKRIRSRLDLLERASNLENMQSVLRQKYLRRLSPLEARLEQLPAMEALAQMIEQAGHEYRAYRVLMLSLVLMMVAGMGTWLFTQLWWAALPAAAMAFWLPVLKISRDRNKRFALFEEQLPDALDAMCRALRAGHPFNETLQLVADEHKGPVAHEFGLTFADINYGNDVRRAMLGLLERMPSMTVMMLVTTVLIHRETGGNLTEVLDRLSSLIRGRFRFQRKVKTLSAEGRMSGWILVAMPFVLAAGIVLSSPTYLPLLINEPLGQKMVLGAFVAMLVGIFWIRKIIRIQV; from the coding sequence ATGCATCAGATCCCCAGCGAGTTCATCCTGGCATTTCTCGGCATGGTGTTCACCGCCATATTCCTGCTCAGCCAGAGCGTGGCGGTGCCGGTGTTCGGCGAGGCCGGCAAGGTGCGCAAGCGTATCCGCAGTCGCCTCGACCTGCTGGAACGGGCCAGTAACCTGGAGAACATGCAGTCGGTACTGCGCCAGAAATACCTGCGTCGCCTGTCCCCGCTGGAGGCGCGTCTGGAGCAATTGCCAGCGATGGAGGCCCTGGCGCAGATGATCGAGCAGGCCGGGCATGAGTACCGCGCCTATCGGGTGCTGATGCTCAGCCTGGTCCTGATGATGGTGGCTGGCATGGGGACGTGGCTGTTCACGCAGCTGTGGTGGGCGGCGCTCCCGGCTGCTGCTATGGCCTTCTGGCTGCCGGTGTTGAAAATCTCCCGAGACCGCAACAAACGCTTTGCCCTGTTCGAGGAGCAATTGCCGGATGCCCTGGATGCCATGTGCCGGGCGCTGCGTGCCGGACATCCGTTCAACGAAACCCTGCAGTTGGTGGCCGACGAGCACAAGGGGCCGGTTGCCCACGAATTCGGCCTGACCTTTGCCGACATCAACTACGGCAACGATGTGCGTCGGGCCATGCTTGGCCTGCTGGAACGCATGCCGAGCATGACCGTGATGATGCTGGTGACCACTGTGCTGATCCATCGCGAGACGGGCGGCAACCTGACCGAGGTACTGGATCGTTTGAGCAGCCTGATTCGCGGCCGCTTCCGCTTTCAGCGCAAGGTCAAGACGCTCTCGGCCGAAGGGCGCATGTCGGGCTGGATCCTGGTGGCGATGCCTTTTGTACTGGCAGCGGGGATTGTGCTTTCGAGCCCGACCTATCTGCCTCTGCTCATCAATGAGCCGCTGGGACAGAAGATGGTGCTTGGCGCGTTTGTGGCGATGCTGGTGGGAATCTTCTGGATACGCAAGATCATCCGGATCCAGGTGTGA
- a CDS encoding CpaF family protein, translating into MLSDFRNRLRQQPGKQAPAETQDASLDGKECASVLMAWEASVPDLLYETRTKLGSMEAEWREKIYQQLLKVMDLSLLDSLEPAEAGRQIRDICQRLLDEHSAPVNSSSRQLILKQISDEVLGLGPLEPLLNDASVSDILVNGHASVYVERFGKLQRTDVRFRDDQHLLNIIDRIVSSLGRRIDESSPLVDARLKDGSRVNAIIPPLAIDGPSMSIRRFAVDLLNTESLVQMGTLTPGIALMLKAIVRGRLNVLISGGTGSGKTTMLNVLSSFIPHNERIVTIEDSAELQLQQPHVVRLETRPSNIEGRGEVGQRELVRNSLRMRPDRIVIGEVRGAEALDMLTAMNTGHDGSLTTIHANTARDALGRIENMVSMTGATFPIKALRQQIASAIGVVIQLERQEDGTRRLVSVQEINGMEGEIITMTEIFSFVRSGLGEKGEVVGEFRPTGMVPAFRDVLAKRGIELPLSLFRPDWMEG; encoded by the coding sequence ATGCTCAGCGACTTTCGTAATCGCCTGCGTCAGCAACCCGGTAAACAGGCACCGGCAGAAACCCAGGACGCGTCCCTCGATGGCAAAGAGTGCGCCAGTGTGCTCATGGCCTGGGAGGCCAGTGTGCCGGACCTGCTCTATGAAACCAGGACCAAACTCGGCTCGATGGAGGCCGAGTGGCGGGAAAAGATCTACCAGCAATTGCTCAAGGTCATGGACCTGTCGCTCCTCGATTCCCTGGAGCCGGCCGAGGCCGGGCGGCAGATCCGCGACATCTGCCAGCGCCTGCTCGATGAGCATTCGGCGCCGGTCAATTCCAGCAGCCGTCAGTTGATCCTCAAGCAGATCTCCGACGAGGTGCTCGGCCTCGGACCTTTGGAGCCGCTGCTGAACGATGCGAGTGTGTCCGACATCCTGGTCAACGGTCATGCCTCGGTGTACGTCGAGCGCTTCGGCAAGCTGCAAAGAACGGATGTGCGTTTTCGCGACGACCAGCACCTGCTGAATATCATCGATCGCATCGTTTCCAGCCTGGGGCGGCGTATCGATGAGTCCTCGCCGCTGGTGGACGCTCGCTTGAAGGACGGTTCGCGGGTCAACGCTATCATTCCACCGCTGGCCATCGACGGGCCGAGCATGTCGATCCGCCGCTTCGCCGTGGATTTGCTCAACACTGAGAGCCTGGTGCAGATGGGCACCCTGACCCCGGGCATCGCCCTGATGCTCAAGGCCATCGTCCGCGGCCGGCTGAATGTCCTGATCTCCGGAGGGACCGGCAGCGGCAAGACCACCATGCTCAACGTGTTGTCCAGTTTCATTCCGCACAACGAACGGATCGTGACCATCGAAGACTCGGCCGAGCTGCAACTGCAGCAGCCCCATGTGGTACGCCTGGAAACCCGTCCGTCGAACATCGAGGGCCGTGGCGAGGTGGGCCAGCGGGAGCTGGTGCGCAACAGCCTGCGTATGCGCCCGGACCGCATCGTCATCGGCGAGGTGCGTGGCGCCGAGGCGCTGGACATGTTGACGGCGATGAATACCGGCCACGACGGCTCGCTGACCACCATCCACGCCAACACCGCCCGCGATGCCCTGGGGCGGATCGAGAACATGGTGTCGATGACGGGGGCGACCTTTCCGATCAAGGCCTTGCGTCAGCAGATCGCTTCGGCCATCGGTGTGGTCATCCAGCTGGAGCGGCAGGAGGACGGCACGCGGCGGCTGGTCAGCGTGCAGGAAATCAACGGCATGGAAGGGGAAATCATCACCATGACCGAGATCTTCTCTTTCGTGCGCAGTGGTCTGGGCGAGAAAGGCGAGGTTGTGGGCGAATTCCGCCCCACCGGCATGGTTCCGGCGTTTCGCGATGTGCTGGCCAAACGGGGCATCGAGCTGCCGCTCAGCCTGTTCCGGCCAGACTGGATGGAGGGTTAG
- a CDS encoding AAA family ATPase codes for MLSTREAPVAAATEKQGKRLLISGRDATTLNHLKALSQGMPNIQVSTRLVSNGHTDPLYGLEQMPDFLLLRVSHLWREELAALLQHPLKERPPLLVCGPLDEREGMRLAMQAGARDFLPEPVAAEELQAAIGRMLMEANAEQGTGGKLIAVMNAKGGSGASMLACNLAHQLSTRGGRTLLLDLDLQFGSVAHCLDVVPTHSHVDVLKQVESLDSIALRGYCNHFSPTLHVLGGRTGELCLTQDVHLDQLEKLLRLARGTYDWVVVDLPRQIDHLTGVTLEQADRIYVVLQQSLSHLKDGTRLTRILRDDLNVQSNRIQVVVNRYNKASPVSLKDVADALRCTTLQAVPNDYAVVSESQNTGVPLELHAPRSGVTLALREVTQNLIGIEVAEKSLFKRTFNRLFGG; via the coding sequence ATGTTGAGTACCCGAGAAGCGCCCGTCGCTGCCGCTACTGAAAAGCAGGGCAAACGCCTACTGATCAGTGGGCGCGACGCGACCACCTTGAATCATCTGAAAGCGTTGAGCCAGGGAATGCCGAACATTCAGGTCAGCACTCGCCTGGTGAGCAACGGTCATACCGATCCGCTGTATGGGCTGGAGCAGATGCCCGACTTCCTGCTGTTGCGCGTCAGCCATCTGTGGCGCGAAGAGCTGGCGGCCTTGTTGCAGCACCCGCTCAAGGAACGCCCACCGCTGTTGGTCTGCGGCCCGCTGGATGAGCGCGAGGGCATGCGCCTGGCGATGCAGGCCGGCGCCCGGGACTTTCTTCCCGAGCCGGTAGCGGCAGAAGAGTTGCAGGCGGCTATCGGCCGTATGCTCATGGAGGCCAATGCGGAGCAGGGGACCGGTGGCAAGCTGATTGCGGTGATGAACGCCAAAGGCGGTTCGGGAGCCTCGATGCTGGCTTGCAACCTGGCGCATCAGCTTTCCACCCGCGGTGGCAGGACCCTGCTGCTGGACCTGGACCTGCAGTTCGGCAGCGTGGCGCATTGCCTGGATGTGGTACCTACCCACAGCCATGTGGATGTGCTGAAGCAGGTCGAGTCCCTGGACAGCATTGCCTTGCGTGGCTATTGCAACCACTTCAGCCCGACCCTGCATGTGCTGGGCGGGCGTACCGGGGAGCTGTGCCTGACGCAGGATGTGCACCTGGACCAGCTGGAGAAACTGTTGCGCCTGGCCCGAGGGACCTACGACTGGGTCGTGGTGGATCTGCCACGACAGATCGATCACCTCACCGGCGTCACACTCGAACAGGCCGATCGCATCTACGTCGTGCTGCAGCAGAGCCTGAGCCACCTGAAGGATGGCACCCGCCTGACCCGCATCCTGCGCGACGACCTGAATGTGCAGAGCAACCGGATACAGGTGGTGGTCAACCGCTACAACAAGGCCTCGCCGGTGAGCCTCAAGGATGTTGCCGATGCCCTGCGCTGCACGACCCTGCAAGCCGTGCCCAATGACTATGCGGTGGTCAGCGAGAGTCAGAACACCGGTGTGCCGCTCGAGCTGCATGCGCCACGTTCGGGGGTGACCCTGGCCCTGCGTGAGGTGACCCAGAACCTGATCGGAATCGAGGTCGCCGAGAAGAGTTTGTTCAAACGTACCTTCAATCGTCTGTTCGGAGGCTAG
- a CDS encoding TadE/TadG family type IV pilus assembly protein: protein MNVKGMRGLYTVEFAITSLVLFTVLFGVLEMGRLYFTVNALNETVRRGARLAAVCDIQDPVILRRAMFNASTDGGPSSLLNNLTAANLNLVYLDANGAVVTSPNDLSGTGGFVAIRYVQLQVSNFSFNLLIPGFNGVFVLPVFRSTVPRESLGRQPQAAVTPEITPC from the coding sequence ATGAACGTCAAAGGTATGCGTGGGCTGTACACCGTCGAGTTCGCGATCACCAGCCTGGTGCTGTTCACCGTGCTGTTCGGTGTGCTGGAAATGGGCCGGCTGTACTTCACGGTCAATGCCCTGAATGAAACCGTGCGCCGCGGTGCGCGTCTGGCGGCAGTGTGCGATATCCAAGATCCGGTGATCCTGCGTCGGGCGATGTTCAACGCTTCCACCGACGGCGGTCCGAGCAGCCTGCTCAATAACCTGACGGCCGCCAACCTGAACCTGGTTTATCTGGACGCCAACGGCGCGGTCGTCACCAGCCCCAACGATCTGAGCGGCACCGGTGGCTTTGTCGCCATTCGTTATGTCCAGCTACAGGTATCCAATTTCAGTTTCAATCTGCTGATTCCTGGGTTCAACGGGGTGTTTGTCTTACCGGTATTCAGGTCGACCGTGCCACGTGAAAGCCTCGGTCGGCAGCCCCAGGCAGCAGTCACACCGGAGATCACACCATGTTGA